The proteins below are encoded in one region of Streptomyces cyanogenus:
- the rplK gene encoding 50S ribosomal protein L11 — protein MPPKKKKVTGLIKLQIQAGAANPAPPVGPALGQHGVNIMEFCKAYNAATESQRGWVIPVEITVYEDRSFTFVTKTPPAAKMILKAAGIEKGSGEPHKTKVAKITEAQVREIAQTKMPDLNANDLDAAAKIIAGTARSMGVTVEG, from the coding sequence ATGCCTCCCAAGAAGAAGAAGGTCACGGGGCTCATCAAGCTCCAGATCCAGGCCGGCGCCGCCAACCCGGCTCCGCCGGTCGGCCCGGCGCTGGGTCAGCACGGCGTCAACATCATGGAGTTCTGCAAGGCCTACAACGCCGCGACCGAGTCGCAGCGCGGTTGGGTCATCCCGGTGGAGATCACGGTCTACGAGGACCGTTCCTTCACCTTCGTCACCAAGACGCCGCCGGCCGCGAAGATGATCCTCAAGGCCGCGGGCATCGAGAAGGGCTCCGGCGAGCCTCACAAGACCAAGGTCGCCAAGATCACCGAGGCGCAGGTCCGCGAGATCGCCCAGACCAAGATGCCCGACCTGAACGCGAACGACCTGGACGCCGCCGCGAAGATCATCGCCGGTACCGCGCGTTCCATGGGCGTCACGGTCGAGGGCTGA
- the rplA gene encoding 50S ribosomal protein L1 encodes MSKRSKALRAADAKVDREKLYAPLEAVRLAKETSTTKFDATVEVAFRLGVDPRKADQMVRGTVNLPHGTGKTARVLVFATGDRAEAARAAGADIVGADELIDEVAKGRLDFDAVVATPDLMGKVGRLGRVLGPRGLMPNPKTGTVTPDVAKAVTDIKGGKIEFRVDKHSNLHFIIGKASFDDAKLVENYGAALEEILRLKPSAAKGRYIKKAAVSTTMGPGIPVDPNRTRNLLVEEDPAAV; translated from the coding sequence GTGAGCAAGCGCAGCAAGGCTCTCCGCGCTGCGGACGCCAAGGTCGACCGGGAGAAGCTCTACGCCCCGCTCGAGGCCGTCCGTCTCGCCAAGGAGACCTCCACGACCAAGTTCGACGCCACCGTCGAGGTCGCCTTCCGTCTGGGTGTCGACCCGCGCAAGGCCGACCAGATGGTGCGTGGCACCGTGAACCTTCCGCACGGCACCGGTAAGACCGCCCGGGTCCTGGTCTTCGCGACCGGCGACCGTGCCGAGGCCGCGCGTGCCGCGGGCGCCGACATCGTCGGCGCCGACGAGCTGATCGACGAGGTGGCGAAGGGCCGTCTGGACTTCGACGCCGTCGTCGCCACCCCGGACCTCATGGGCAAGGTCGGCCGTCTCGGCCGCGTCCTCGGCCCGCGTGGTCTGATGCCGAACCCGAAGACCGGCACCGTCACCCCCGACGTCGCCAAGGCCGTCACCGACATCAAGGGCGGCAAGATCGAGTTCCGCGTCGACAAGCACTCGAACCTGCACTTCATCATCGGCAAGGCGTCCTTCGACGACGCCAAGCTGGTGGAGAACTACGGCGCCGCGCTGGAGGAGATCCTCCGTCTGAAGCCGTCCGCCGCCAAGGGTCGCTACATCAAGAAGGCCGCGGTCAGCACCACCATGGGCCCCGGCATCCCGGTCGACCCGAACCGCACCCGCAACCTCCTCGTCGAGGAGGACCCGGCCGCCGTCTGA
- the rplJ gene encoding 50S ribosomal protein L10, producing MARPDKAAAVAELTDKFRSSNAAVLTEYRGLTVAQLKTLRRSLGENAQYAVVKNTLTKIAAKEAGITLEDQLFAGPTAVAFVTGDPVESAKGLRDFAKDNPNLVIKGGVLEGKALSADEIKKLADLESREVLLSKLAGAFKAKQSQAASVFQALPSKLVRTVDALRAKQAEQGGAE from the coding sequence ATGGCGAGGCCCGACAAGGCTGCCGCGGTTGCGGAGCTGACGGACAAGTTCCGCAGCTCCAACGCCGCCGTGCTGACCGAGTACCGCGGTCTCACCGTGGCGCAGCTCAAGACGCTGCGCCGGTCGCTCGGTGAGAACGCCCAGTACGCCGTGGTGAAGAACACGCTGACCAAGATTGCGGCCAAGGAGGCCGGGATCACGCTGGAGGACCAGCTCTTCGCTGGCCCGACGGCCGTCGCCTTCGTCACCGGTGACCCGGTGGAGTCGGCGAAGGGTCTGCGTGACTTCGCCAAGGACAACCCCAATCTCGTCATCAAGGGCGGTGTCCTGGAGGGCAAGGCCCTCTCCGCCGACGAGATCAAGAAGCTTGCGGACCTCGAGTCCCGCGAGGTTCTGCTCAGCAAGCTGGCCGGTGCCTTCAAGGCGAAGCAGTCCCAGGCTGCCTCCGTCTTCCAGGCTCTGCCGTCGAAGCTCGTCCGCACCGTGGACGCGCTGCGCGCCAAGCAGGCCGAGCAGGGCGGTGCCGAGTAA
- the rplL gene encoding 50S ribosomal protein L7/L12: MAKLSQEDLLAQFEEMTLIELSEFVKAFEEKFDVTAAAAAPVVVAGGAAGGAAAEAEEEKDEFDVILTGAGDKKIQVIKVVRELTSLGLKEAKDLVDGTPKPVLEKVNKEQADKAAEALKGAGASVEVK, translated from the coding sequence ATGGCGAAGCTCAGCCAGGAAGACCTGCTCGCCCAGTTCGAGGAGATGACCCTCATCGAGCTCTCCGAGTTCGTGAAGGCCTTCGAGGAGAAGTTCGACGTCACCGCCGCCGCCGCCGCGCCGGTCGTCGTCGCCGGTGGTGCCGCTGGTGGCGCCGCCGCCGAGGCCGAGGAGGAGAAGGACGAGTTCGACGTCATCCTCACCGGCGCCGGCGACAAGAAGATCCAGGTCATCAAGGTCGTGCGTGAGCTGACCTCCCTGGGTCTGAAGGAGGCCAAGGACCTCGTCGACGGCACCCCGAAGCCGGTCCTCGAGAAGGTCAACAAGGAGCAGGCCGACAAGGCCGCCGAGGCCCTCAAGGGCGCCGGCGCCTCCGTCGAGGTCAAGTAA